The Alosa sapidissima isolate fAloSap1 chromosome 8, fAloSap1.pri, whole genome shotgun sequence genome contains a region encoding:
- the LOC121715042 gene encoding coiled-coil domain-containing protein 74A isoform X3: protein MDSDLSRIASLEKDVSFLQQQHRETLGKLHQEIDSLKRENKELQYKLIMESHHLPKQESLHSASYARQASSGSEHDSSQCPDVPSAFYRSHGSDSASTSAADPDAGIGPVVSLQPLRVQSGPSELPRAPSLPECEHVIQQLCHANHLQAQELLQLRAILKDMVQSRRRVSAEGVSQTKAYLSDCPREGSERFPKIAQKPAAKRPAQVQTSVGERLVLPSIRPSCNNLTERERRAQDIHKTRVRKAVHS from the exons ATGGACTCTGATCTGAGCAGAATCGCGTCGCTGGAGAAAGATGTCAGCTTCTTACAACAGCAGCACAGAGAGACGCTGGGAAAGCTACACCAGGAGATTGATTCACTAAAACGGGAAAATAAAG AATTACAGTATAAACTGATCATGGAAAGTCATCACCTGCCCAAACAAG AGAGTCTTCACTCAGCCTCCTACGCTCGGCAAGCCAGCAGTGGGAGTGAACACGACTCCTCTCAGTGTCCTGACGTGCCCTCTGCGTTCTACCGATCCCATGG GTCGGATAGCGCCTCGACCTCAGCTGCTGACCCTGACGCTGGGATTGGCCCTGTGGTCTCTCTCCAGCCCCTGCGTGTCCAGAGCGGGCCATCGGAGCTGCCGCGCGCCCCCAGCCTCCCCGAGTGTGAGCACGTCATTCAGCAGCTCTGCCACGCCAACCACCTGCAGGCCCAGGAG CTGCTGCAGCTGAGGGCCATCCTGAAGGACATGGTCCAGAGCAGGAGGAGGGTGTCTGCTGAAGGCGTGTCCCAAACAAAGGCCTACCTCTCCGACTGCCCAAG GGAAGGATCAGAGAGGTTTCCAAAGATTGCTCAAAAGCCAGCAGCTAAAAGGCC GGCTCAGGTCCAGACGAGTGTGGGAGAGAGGCTGGTGCTGCCCTCCATCAGACCGAGCTGCAACAACCTGaccgagagggagaggagagcacaGGACATCCACAAGACTCGTGTCCGCAAGGCTGTCCActcatga
- the LOC121715042 gene encoding coiled-coil domain-containing protein 74A isoform X2, translating into MAISNLPPLRNLPNWSRVGTLDKTRSLRLFHRDRTPNAPLPDSPVTVKAPAFPSAPSMDSDLSRIASLEKDVSFLQQQHRETLGKLHQEIDSLKRENKELQYKLIMESHHLPKQESLHSASYARQASSGSEHDSSQCPDVPSAFYRSHGSDSASTSAADPDAGIGPVVSLQPLRVQSGPSELPRAPSLPECEHVIQQLCHANHLQAQELLQLRAILKDMVQSRRRVSAEGVSQTKAYLSDCPRAQVQTSVGERLVLPSIRPSCNNLTERERRAQDIHKTRVRKAVHS; encoded by the exons ATGGCCATAAG CAATCTACCACCTCTACGAAACCTTCCGAACTGGTCTCGCGTCGGTACCTTGGACAAGACCCGATCCCTGCGACTGTTCCATAGAGACCGCACCCCCAATGCTCCGCTTCCGGACAGTCCTGTTACCGTTAAAGCACCAGCATTCCCCTCGGCCCCTAGCATGGACTCTGATCTGAGCAGAATCGCGTCGCTGGAGAAAGATGTCAGCTTCTTACAACAGCAGCACAGAGAGACGCTGGGAAAGCTACACCAGGAGATTGATTCACTAAAACGGGAAAATAAAG AATTACAGTATAAACTGATCATGGAAAGTCATCACCTGCCCAAACAAG AGAGTCTTCACTCAGCCTCCTACGCTCGGCAAGCCAGCAGTGGGAGTGAACACGACTCCTCTCAGTGTCCTGACGTGCCCTCTGCGTTCTACCGATCCCATGG GTCGGATAGCGCCTCGACCTCAGCTGCTGACCCTGACGCTGGGATTGGCCCTGTGGTCTCTCTCCAGCCCCTGCGTGTCCAGAGCGGGCCATCGGAGCTGCCGCGCGCCCCCAGCCTCCCCGAGTGTGAGCACGTCATTCAGCAGCTCTGCCACGCCAACCACCTGCAGGCCCAGGAG CTGCTGCAGCTGAGGGCCATCCTGAAGGACATGGTCCAGAGCAGGAGGAGGGTGTCTGCTGAAGGCGTGTCCCAAACAAAGGCCTACCTCTCCGACTGCCCAAG GGCTCAGGTCCAGACGAGTGTGGGAGAGAGGCTGGTGCTGCCCTCCATCAGACCGAGCTGCAACAACCTGaccgagagggagaggagagcacaGGACATCCACAAGACTCGTGTCCGCAAGGCTGTCCActcatga
- the LOC121715042 gene encoding coiled-coil domain-containing protein 74A isoform X1, whose product MAISNLPPLRNLPNWSRVGTLDKTRSLRLFHRDRTPNAPLPDSPVTVKAPAFPSAPSMDSDLSRIASLEKDVSFLQQQHRETLGKLHQEIDSLKRENKELQYKLIMESHHLPKQESLHSASYARQASSGSEHDSSQCPDVPSAFYRSHGSDSASTSAADPDAGIGPVVSLQPLRVQSGPSELPRAPSLPECEHVIQQLCHANHLQAQELLQLRAILKDMVQSRRRVSAEGVSQTKAYLSDCPREGSERFPKIAQKPAAKRPAQVQTSVGERLVLPSIRPSCNNLTERERRAQDIHKTRVRKAVHS is encoded by the exons ATGGCCATAAG CAATCTACCACCTCTACGAAACCTTCCGAACTGGTCTCGCGTCGGTACCTTGGACAAGACCCGATCCCTGCGACTGTTCCATAGAGACCGCACCCCCAATGCTCCGCTTCCGGACAGTCCTGTTACCGTTAAAGCACCAGCATTCCCCTCGGCCCCTAGCATGGACTCTGATCTGAGCAGAATCGCGTCGCTGGAGAAAGATGTCAGCTTCTTACAACAGCAGCACAGAGAGACGCTGGGAAAGCTACACCAGGAGATTGATTCACTAAAACGGGAAAATAAAG AATTACAGTATAAACTGATCATGGAAAGTCATCACCTGCCCAAACAAG AGAGTCTTCACTCAGCCTCCTACGCTCGGCAAGCCAGCAGTGGGAGTGAACACGACTCCTCTCAGTGTCCTGACGTGCCCTCTGCGTTCTACCGATCCCATGG GTCGGATAGCGCCTCGACCTCAGCTGCTGACCCTGACGCTGGGATTGGCCCTGTGGTCTCTCTCCAGCCCCTGCGTGTCCAGAGCGGGCCATCGGAGCTGCCGCGCGCCCCCAGCCTCCCCGAGTGTGAGCACGTCATTCAGCAGCTCTGCCACGCCAACCACCTGCAGGCCCAGGAG CTGCTGCAGCTGAGGGCCATCCTGAAGGACATGGTCCAGAGCAGGAGGAGGGTGTCTGCTGAAGGCGTGTCCCAAACAAAGGCCTACCTCTCCGACTGCCCAAG GGAAGGATCAGAGAGGTTTCCAAAGATTGCTCAAAAGCCAGCAGCTAAAAGGCC GGCTCAGGTCCAGACGAGTGTGGGAGAGAGGCTGGTGCTGCCCTCCATCAGACCGAGCTGCAACAACCTGaccgagagggagaggagagcacaGGACATCCACAAGACTCGTGTCCGCAAGGCTGTCCActcatga
- the tmem127 gene encoding transmembrane protein 127 → MYAPPGPAVPGNRRRRAGTALPKQPERSLASALPGALSITALCTALAEPAWLRVHGGNCPRQELGVADVLGYIDPKLLEDYCFNSQTILLLRVIAAFCFLGILCSLTAFLLDVFGPKHPALKITRRYAFAHILTVLQCATVIGFCYWASELILALQQQHKKYHGSLIYVTFAISFYLVAGAGGASILATAANLLRHYPSEEEEQALELLAQMEDGTDAFPADYDIANQFQPPPAYTP, encoded by the exons ATGTATGCACCTCCGGGACCTGCAGTCCCCGGAAACCGGCGTAGGCGAGCCGGCACAGCGCTGCCCAAGCAGCCGGAGCGCAGCCTGGCCTCGGCCCTCCCAGGGGCCCTCTCCATCACGGCCCTCTGCACGGCACTGGCCGAGCCCGCGTGGCTCCGGGTCCACGGAGGAAACTGCCCGAGACAGGAGCTCGGAGTGGCAGACGTACTGGGATACATTGACCCCAAGCTCCTGGAAG ACTACTGTTTTAACTCCCAGACCATCCTGCTGCTACGGGTCATCGCGGCTTTCTGCTTCCTGGGGATCCTGTGCAGTCTGACGGCTTTTCTGCTGGACGTGTTTGGACCCAAACACCCGGCGCTAAAGATCACCCGTAGATACGCCTTCGCCCACATCCTCACAG TCCTGCAGTGTGCCACGGTGATTGGGTTTTGCTACTGGGCGTCGGAGCTGATCCTggccctgcagcagcagcacaagaAGTACCACGGCTCGCTGATCTACGTGACGTTCGCCATCAGCTTCTACCTGGTGGCGGGGGCGGGCGGCGCCTCCATCCTGGCCACCGCCGCCAACTTGCTGCGCCACTACCCcagcgaggaggaggagcaggcccTGGAGCTGCTCGCCCAGATGGAGGATGGCACAGACGCCTTCCCCGCCGACTACGACATCGCCAACCAGTTCCAGCCACCGCCTGCCTACACACCGTAG
- the nkx6.3 gene encoding homeobox protein Nkx-6.3 produces the protein MDPSLPGSFLFNGGLGQFSSDIKAPVCQYSVPNSFYKLNAGLGAQMPAGTPHGISDILSRSMMGAPGAPLLSGYPAMGGFGATMSAPSMYYNRDYSPALGSYAKAPECPMMKSRNGSCWTDTAYECRGGRQSCSSNSGPMGEVVGRKKHTRPTFSGHQIFALEKTFEQTKYLAGPERARLAYSLGMTESQVKVWFQNRRTKWRKKSALEPSSTQAARGDGAGDASDNEVEDEEYNKPLDPDSDDEKIRQLLRKHRRAFSVLRLGPHI, from the exons ATGGACCCCTCTCTGCCGGGGTCCTTCCTCTTCAACGGCGGCCTCGGCCAGTTCTCCTCGGACATCAAGGCGCCCGTGTGCCAGTACTCCGTGCCCAACTCCTTCTACAAGCTCAACGCGGGGCTCGGGGCGCAGATGCCCGCAGGCACCCCTCATGGCATCAGCGACATCCTCAGCCGTTCCATGATGGGCGCCCCCGGTGCCCCCTTGCTCTCGGGATACCCCGCCATGGGGGGGTTCGGGGCCACCATGTCCGCCCCGAGCATGTACTACAACAGGGACTACAGTCCGGCACTGGGCAGCTATGCCAAGGCCCCCGAGTGCCCGATGATGAAGAGTCGGAATGGGAGCTGCTGGACAGACACGGCGTACGAGTGCAGAGGTGGCCGGCAGTCCTGCAGCAGCA ACAGTGGACCCATGGGCGAGGTGGTGGGCAGGAAGAAACACACCCGGCCGACCTTCAGTGGGCACCAGATCTTCGCCCTGGAGAAGACCTTTGAGCAGACCAAGTACCTGGCAGGACCAGAGAGAGCCAGGCTGGCCTACTCACTGGGCATGACCGAGTCACAGGTCaag GTGTGGTTCCAGAACCGGCGCACTAAGTGGCGTAAGAAGAGTGCTTTGGAGCCCAGCTCAACGCAGGCGGCGCGGGGGGATGGGGCTGGCGACGCGTCTGACAACGAGGTGGAGGACGAGGAGTACAACAAGCCCCTGGACCCCGACTCGGACGACGAGAAAATCCGACAGCTTCTGCGCAAACATCGCCGAGCTTTCTCTGTTCTCAGATTGGGCCCTCACATCTGA